CCTCCAGCAGCAGCGCGGCCGTCGACTCGTCCAGCCCGGTGACCCGCGCCAACCGGCGCAGGTCGCGGACGCCGAGACCACCCGAGCGCAGCACCGGCGCGGGCTCGGCGGCCAGCTGCTCCAGCAGCGCCTCGGTGTGGCGTACCACCTCCATGGTCTGCCCGGCCCCGGCGGAGTCGGCGGCCTTCGGCTCGCGCGGCGTGGCCGCCACCGGGGGTGGGCTGGTGTCCAGCGGGCCCAGCGGACCGGTGTCGCGCCGCAGCAGCAGCCCGATCTCCCGGGGCAGCTCCACCATGCCCGAGGTGCCGCCCTTGCCGCCGCTGACCCGCACCAGCAGCCGGTGGTCGACCAGCCAGCGGACCGGGGAGCCGGTCGGTGCCCCGCCATTGGTGTCGTCCGGGGGTAGATCGTCGTCGGCGCCGACCGCCGGAGCCTGCAGCGCGCCGGGGGGCACGCTCCCGACCGGCGGGCCGGCGGCCAGCCGATCCAGGATCGCCCGGGCCGACGGTGGCGCGGCGAGCAGCGTCCGCCGCAGCTTCGCCGGGTCCGCACAGAGCGCGGCCGTGCGCGCGTCCAGCTCCGTCGCCGGCCGGCCGAGCCCCGCCGGGTACGGGGAGATCTCGTCGATGCCACCGACGAGGTGCAGGGCGCTGTCGGGGCCGTACACCAGGAAGCGGGCGCGTAGCCGGTCGATGGCGGCGCGGATGCTGGTCGGCGCGGGCGGGTGAGGGCCGGTGGTGGCCATGGCGAGGACCCCGTCGACCGAGGTGGTGCCGTCGACCGGGTCACGGGTCAACCGGGCCGCGTCCATGATCTGGAGGGTGAACTGGTCCAGCCCGTCCAGCGCGCGCGACACCGAGACGCGGGACTGGGCCCGGATGGCGAGGGCGGCGACGTCGGCGGGGACCGGCACGACGAGGTCCGGCCGCAGCTGGAGAAGGGCGGCGAGGGACTCGTCGGGCAGCGACCGCAGGTGGTCGGCGAGTGAGGTGCTCATCGTCGTTCCACGCTAGCCCGCACCGGCCTGCTTCCGCCCATCGGACGACCGAGCCGGCTCGGGTGGCCGGGTAGCTTTCCAGGATGCCTCCACTGACGGTCGGGTTCGATCTTGACATGACCCTGCTCGACACGCGCCCCGGCATCGCCGCGGCCTTCCGGGCGCTGACCGAGCTGACGGGCGTACCCATCGACGCCGAGGCGGCCGTGTCCCGGCTCGGCCCGCCGCTGCGGGTCGAGATCGCCCGCTGGTTCCCGCCCGAGCAGGTCGAGGAGACGGTCCGGATCTACCGCGAGCTCTACCCGGCGTACGCGATCACGCCGGCGGTGCCGCTGCCCGGAGCTCGGGCGGCCATCGAGGCGGTGCGCGAGCGGGGCGGGCGGGTGCTCGTGGTTACGGCGAAGCACGGCCGGCTGGCCCGGCTGCACCTGGACCACCTGGGACTGGTGGTGGACGAGGTGGCCGGTGACCTGTTTGCCGAGGAGAAGGCGACGGGTCTGCGGGCCCACGGCGCGACCCACTATGTGGGAGATCACGTGGCGGACATGGTGGCCGCCGGTGCGGCCGGGGTGCCCGGCATCGCGGTGGCCACCGGCCCGTGTTCGGCCGACGAACTGCGGGCCGCCGGAGCGGCGACGGTACTCGCGGATCTCACCGGATTCCCGGCGGCGCTCGACGGCATGATCCGGCTAGCCTTGAGGCAGTAGACGGCGACAGTCTCTCAAGCGAAGCAGGGGTTCTCAGGTGCCTACGGGTCGAGTGAAGTGGTACGACGCGACCAAGGGATACGGGTTCGTCACCAGTGACGAGGGTGGCGACGTGTTCCTGCCGAAGGGCGCGCTACCGGCGGGTGTCACCGATCTCAAGGGCGGCCAGCGGGTCGACTTCAGCGTGGTGGACAGTCGGCGGGGTGCGCAGGCGATGGGGGTGAAGCTCCTGGACGCGCCGCCGTCCGTGGCGGAGCTGCGCCGGCGACCGGCCGAGGAGTTGCACGGCCTGGTCGAAGACATGATCAAGGTGCTGGAGGCGAAGGTCCAGCCGGACCTGCGCCGGGGTCGCTTCCCGGATCGCAAGACCGCGCAGAAGATCGCTCAGCTGGTCCACGCGGTCGCCCGCGAGCTGGAGGTCTGAGGCACGAGCCCGGCGTCGGTGGCCCGGCCGAGCAGTGCCTCGACGGCAGCGAGCCCCGCACCGCCGAGGTCGGCGGTGAACTCGTTGACGTAGAGAGCGATGTGCCGGTCCACCACGTCGGGCTCCATCTCCTGGGCGTGCGCCAGCACGTACGCCCGACTGGCCGCCGGATCGGCCCAGGCCCGCCGGACGGAGTCCCGGATCCAGCCGGCGGCCTCCTGCGGGTCGACCACGCCACGGCGGGCCAGGATGGCGCCGAGCGGGATCGGCAGGCCGGTGTCGGATTCCCACCACTCGCCCAGGTCCACCACGGCGGTGAGGCCGTGCCGTGGGTAGGTGAACCGGGCCTCGTGGATCACCAGCCCGGCGTCGTACCGACCGGCGGCGACACCCGGCATGATCTCGTGGAACGGCACCACCTCGATGCGCCGCGGCGTCCGGCCGGCCGCCCAGAGCCGGAACAGCAGGTAGGCCGTGGTCCGGTCGCCGGGCACCGCCACGGTGGCGCCGGTGAGGTCGGCGCGCTCCGGGCCGCCGCCGCGGTCGGCCCGGGTGAGCACCAGCGGGCCGCATCCCCGGCCCAGGGCACCCCCGCAGGGCAGCAGATGGTAGTCCTCCAGCAGCCACGGCAGCGCCGCGTAACTCACCTTCACCAGGTCGAACGCGCCGCGTTCGGCGGCGGTGTTGGTGACGTCGACGTCGGCGTACGTCACCTCGACCGGCGGCGCGCCGGGCACCTGCCCGTGCACCAGGGCGTGGAAGACGAACGTGTCGTTGGGGCAGGGCGAGATCGCCAGCGAGAGCGCCACGCCCCCCACCGTAACCCCGCCGCCCGCCCCGCTCCCGCTCCACCCGCGCCACGTCCGCTCCCGCCCCACGCCGACCGAACGGCTTGGCGGGTGGTGGTCGGCGTGCCCGCGCGATCGTGTGTCGGGGTGTGGTGCGCGCGCCCTGTCGAGCTGAGGGCGTAGACGGATCGGTGAGGTGGCGACTGTTTTTGGAGAATGCGGATGCTGGGAGCGGGGCGTTCGGCGCGTGGGCCCGCTTGTCCTGCCTGTCGGCTGTCGGCGCCGCTGTGGCAACCGGGGGAGCCGGCTGCGATAGCGCAGACGGTTCAGCTCGACAGGGACCAAACCAGTGCAGTGACTCGGCGGAGAGACCAGACCACCGGGCCCTGTTACCAGGCAGGCAGCCGCCGGTGGGCAGGCCGGGTGGGGCAGTCCGGGTAGGGCCGTCCGGGTAGGGCCGGTAGGGCAGCCGCGGGTCGAGCGGGCATTCGATGGGCCGCATGTTGTCCACAGGGTTATCCACAGGTTTGCGGTCGGGGTTGAGCGGCCTTCGAGGGTGTTGGGAGCATCGGTGGATGGCGGATCGCGCGGGTGGGTTGCTTGAGCTGGGGCCGATGCTGCGGGCGTTGCGACGGCAGGCCGACCTGAGCCAGCGTGAGCTGCCAAGCGGTCTGGTGTGCCGCAGTCAACCGTGGCGCGTATCGAGTCGGGCCGGTCCGCCGATCCCCAGTTTCAGACGGTGCAGCGGCTGGTCCGGGCGGCGGGCGGGGCGCTGCGGGTAGCTGCTCCCGACGAAGCAGCTGTACCAGACAAGGGGGTCCTGACCGTCGATGCCGCCCCCGACGACGTCCGTCGCGACGGGGCCGGTCGTCGCTACCCGGCGCACCTGGACGTGCGGGAGGTGCGGACACTGAAGGACTGGCCGGGGGCCTGGTGGGCGCACTCGTACTCGCTGCCGCCCGATCGGTGGCCGCTGCTGGTCCCCGAGGTGACCTACGACCTCGACCGTGGCCGCCGGGACGAGCGGCGACTGCGGGCGTGCCTCCGCGACGCGGTGCGGATCCGTCGCGTCACGGACGGCGTGCCGGACGGGTGCTGGCGGCTGCTGGCCGAGCTACCGGACGGCGATGCGGTCGGCGACGTGGTCGGCGAGCTACGTGCCCATGAGCGCAGCCTTGATCTGCTGCTCGGCGAGGATCTGGGCGATCGGCGCGAGGTGGTGCTCGACGGTGTGCTGGTCGCGCCCGGCCTCCGGCTGCTGGGCATCGGGCGGCGGTTGATGGCCCGGCTTGCTGAGGAGACCCGCCGGGCCGGCCTGAGCACGGTCTGTGCCACGGCCGAGTTCGGCGGCATCGACTTCCTGCTGGCCGGCGGCTACACGATTGAATGGAGTCGGCCGTACGCCCTGCGGCTCGACCAGCAGCGACCGGGCGCGGGCGCCCGGGTGCCGGGCGACTCCGGCGGGACGGCGGGCGTCAGCGGAGGGCGGCGGCGGCTGCGGTGAGCGCGGTGAGGGCGTCACGCATGCGCCAGGCGTCGCGGTCGCGGGGGCCGATCGGGTTCGAGACGGTACGCAGCTCGGCGAAGGGTACGCCGGCGTGGCCGGCGGCGACGGCAACGCCGTACCCCTCCATCGCCTCGGCCACCGCGTCCGGGTGGCGCCGGCCCAGCGCCTCGGTGCTGGCGGCGGTGCCGGTCACGGTGTTGACAGTCAGCACCGATCCCACGGTGGCGGCCGGCAGCGCCGCGCGCAGGGTGGCCAGCAGCCCGGGGTCGGCGTCGATGGTCGTTCCACCGCCGAGCAGCTCGGGCGGCATGCCCAGTTCGTCGAGCGGGATGAAGCCGTCGGGCGACTCCGCGCCCAGGTCGGCGGCGACGGCCCGGGTGCCGAGCACGGTGCCGCCGACCGCCACCCGGCCGGCGAAACCGCCGGCCACGCCGGCGCTGACCACCCCGCGATACGGCCGGCCGGCGGCCTCGGCGAGCGCCAGCAACCGGGCCGTCGCCGCGCCCGCGACGGCCGGACCCACGCCCACCGGTACCACCGCCACGGTCGGGTCGGCGAGGCCGGCCTGGATCGCCTCCGCCTCCGCGGGAACCGCGGTCACCACGAGCAGACCGGTCACGTGATCGAACCCGGTGAGCTGCGCCGCGTCTCGTCGTCGCCGCCACCGGAACCGGTGACCGCCGACGACGGGCGGTAGATGTGGAAACCCGGCGGTGCGAGTCCGGGCTCCTCCGGCGTCGAGCCGCTCTGGAAGGGCGCGGGGGAGGTGGGGGCGGCCTCGGCGGCTTCGGCGGTGTCGACGGCCGCCCGGTCCCGGGCGGCCTGCTCGTCGGCGACCCGCTCGTCGGCCGTCCGCTCGTCGGCCGTCCGCTCCTCGGTGGCCAGTTCGTCATCGGTCAGCGGTCGTCCGCGTAGCTTCTCGGCCCGCAGCCGCCGGGCCATCACCAGGCCGCGGGCGGCGGCCAGCGCGCCGACACCGGCGGCGACGGCGATGCCGATCCGGCCGTTGAAAGGTACGAGCCCCAGCCCGCCACCGGCCACGAAGGCGAGCATCAGCACCGTCTCGGAGTGGGCGAAGGAACTCGCCCGCAGCCGTTCCGGGATGCGTTCCTGGATGGAGGCGTCGACGGCGAGCTTGGCGATGCCGCTCATCATGGCCGCGACCACGCAGAGCAGGGCGACCATCGGCAGGGAGAAGTTCAGCACGGTGAGCACGGCCACCCCGGCGACGATGACCATGCCGCTGGACTGGAGGGCGGCCGGCCGGTGGATGTGCAGCCGGGTGCCGATCGCGGTGGCCAGGAAGGTGCCGACGGCCAGCGCCCCGCCGATCAGGCCGAGTGCCGCCTCGTCCCTGAGATCACGCCCGAACGCCACCGTGGTCAGGTCGCCGGCCTTGATGGTGAACGCCAGGAACAGCAGCAGGAAGCCGTAGACCGCGCGCAGTGTGGCCGCGCCGATCAGGGTCGAGATGACCAGCCTCCCGGCGGGCCGGCCCCGGCCCAGCGGGCGTTCGCCCGTGCCGCGTCGCAGCGCCCGGAGCAGGCGGGGGACGCGCTCCGGCGGTTCGGAGTCGGCCTTCGGTGGCAGCCGGAGGGAGATCACCATGCCGATCAGGAAGATCACCGAAGCCACCCGTAGCGGCCACTGCGGCCCGAACCAGAATGCGGCCAGGCCGATCGGGGCGACCAGCGCCCCGGCGACGGTGCCGTAGACGCTGGCCCGGGCGCCGACCTGGGACAGGCCGAGCCCCTCCGGCAGCAGCCGGGGCACCGCCGCGGAGCGGGCCACTCCGTACGCCCGGGAGAGCGCCAGCACGCCGAAGGCCGCCGGATAGAGCCCGAAGCCGTGGATGTAGTCGGAGATCAGCCAGGCCAGGAACGCCCGGCCCAGCATGGTCGTGGCCAGGGCGTACCGGCGGCCGTGCCGGAAGTGGTCGAGCAGCGGCCCGACCACCGGGGCGAGCATGGCGAACGGCACCATGGTCACCAGCAGGTAGATCGCCACCTTGCTGCGTGCCTCGCCGAGCGGCACGTTGAAGAAGATCGTCCCGGCCAGGCCGATGGCGATCAGCGTGTCCCCGGCACAGGAGACCGCGTGCAGGTCGAACAGGCGGACCATGCCGGTCTCACCGCCGGCGCCCCTGGTCCGGGCGCGGGCGGCACTGCGGGTCACCCAGCGACCGCTGCTGAGTGAACCGCGCAGCAGCAGCCGGACGGCACGGATGCCGGTGCCGACGGTCCGCCCGAGGAGGGACCGCTCGGAGCGGGAGAACAGCGGCATGGCACCCATCCTGACCCATCGGCCCGACGGATGCCGCGTCACCGCCGCAGAACACCTCTGGGGAGTGCCTCACAGCCGACCCCGCCGATGGGGGACAATGGTCGGGTGACCAGGCCCGCCTCCGCCCGCGCCGCTCGTCTTGACCAGGTCTGCGCCGCCGCCGCCGCCGTCGAGCTGGCGCGCGCCGGCATCACCGAAGTGGGCCCCGACGACGTCGGCGACCACCTGCAGGTCGTCGCCGAAGGTGATCGACTCGTCACGCACTACTTCGAGTGCCGGCTGGCCGGTTACCGGGGGTGGCGTTGGGCGGTCACCGTCACGCGGGTGCCGCGTAGCCGCACCGTGACGGTCTGCGAGACCGTGCTGCTGCCCGGGCCGGACGCGCTGCTCGCGCCGGGCTGGCTGCCCTGGCAGGAGCGTCTCAAGCCGGGTGACCTGGGCCCGGGTGACCTGCTGCCGACGCCGTCGCAGGACGAGCGGCTCCAGCCCGGTTACCTCCTCTCCGACGACCCGGCGGTCGAGGAGACCGCCTGGGAGCTGGGGCTCGGCCGGTCCCGGGTGATGTCCCGGGAGGGGCGCATCGAGACCGCCCAGCGCTGGTATGACGGCGATCACGGTCCCTCGGCGCCGATCTCGACCGCCGCGCCCGCCACCGCCCGCTGTGGCACCTGCGGCTTCTACCTGCCACTCGCGGGCAACCTGCGGCAGTGCTTTGGCGCGTGCGGCAACTTCTACGCCCCCGACGACGGTCGGGTGGTGAGCGCCGACCACGGCTGCGGCGCCCACTCGGAGACGTTGGTCGAGGCCGAGACGGCGGTGGAGGAGATGCCCACCGTCTACGACGACAGCGCGGTGGAGCCGATGCCGGTCAGCCGTGCGCCCGGCACGGTCGGTCCAGGCGAGCCGGCGGAGCCGTACGCCCACTCCTGAGCGCGGCGGGCCGTCGACCGCTCAACCGGCGGCGCGGCGGCGACGCCGGTGCGCGTCGTGCCGCATCATCACCGCCAGGCCGGGGAAGCCCCACAGAAAACCGGCCAGGCAGATCCAGAGCCAGTTCTCGTGGCCGCTGGCGGCGAGCCGGTCGCGGAAGAGCAGCAGCACCAGCCCGGTGACCGCCCAGGCCGCCATGCCGGCGAGCGCGAACGGCACCATCGGCGGGTCGAGCGGCGCGGGGCGGGGCTGTTGCGTCGGCACCCGGCCAGGGTACGCGACTTCGCTTCCCCGCCGGCCAATCATCTGCGACGATGCGCGCGACAACCCGATGATCCGCTGTGAGGTTCCTGATGGCAGTAGCGCCGCCCGACAACGGCACCCCACCCGGTCCCAGCCGGCCGCGTAACGGTTTCGACCGGTACTTCGAGATCTCGGCCCGTGGCTCGACGCTGAGCCGCGAGGTACGCGGTGGATTGGCCACCTTCTTCACGATGGCGTACATCGTGGTGCTCAACCCGCTCATCCTCGGCAGCGCCGTCGACGGTGACGGCAACACCCTGCCGATCCCGGCGATCGCGGCGGCCACCGCCCTGGTCGCCGGCGTGATGACCATCCTGATGGGCGTGGTCGGCCGGTTCCCGCTGGCGGTCGCCGCCGGTCTCGGGGTGAACGCCCTGGTGGCGTACGAGATCGCGCCGGAGATGACCTGGGCCGACGCGATGGGCCTGGTGGTGATCCAGGGCGTGATCATCGCCGTGCTGGTGCTGACGGGGTTGCGTACCGCCGTGTTCCGCTCGGTGCCGACGCAGATGAAGACGGCGATCGGCGTCGGCATCGGTCTGTTTCTCACCATCATCGGCCTGGTGGACGCCGGATTCGTCCGGCGCATCCCGGACGACGCGAACACCACCGTCCCGGTCGGCCTGGGCATCGGCGGCAAGCTGGTCAGCTGGCCGATGCTGGTCTTCGTGGTGGGCCTGCTGGTGACGCTGGTGCTGGTGGTACGCCGGGTGAAGGGCGCGATCCTGGTCGGCATCCTCGCCTCCACGGCGCTGGCCATGGTGGTGGAGGCGTTCGGCAACATCGGCCCGTCCTTCGTCAACGGCGTGCCGAACCCGAAGGGTTGGTCGCTGAACGTCCCGACCCTGCCGAGCAACCCGTTCGACGTGCCGGATCTCTCCCTGCTCGGCAAGTTCAACGTGCTGGGCTCGTGGGAGCGGGCGAGCTGGCTGGTCGTGCTGATGTTCATCTTCACCCTGCTCATCACCGACTTCTTCGACACGATGGGCACGATGGTGGCCGTCGGTCAGGAGGGCGGCATGCTCGACGAGCAGGGCACGCCGCCGCGGACCAGGGAGATCCTGCTGGTCGACTCGATCGCCGCGGCCAGCGGTGGTGCGGCCAGCGTCTCCAGCAACACGTCGTACATCGAAAGTGCCGCCGGTGTGGCGGAGGGCGCCCGGACCGGGGTGGCCAACCTGGTCACCGGGGCGCTGTTCCTGCTGGCCATGTTCCTGGCGCCGCTGGTGGTGGTCGTGCCGTTCGAGGCGGCGTCCGTCGCGCTGGTGGTGGTCGGCTTCCTGATGATGACCGCGGTGCGGACCATCGACTGGTCCGACTACGAGATCGCCATCCCGGCCTTCCTCACCATCGTGCTCATGCCGTTCACCTACTCGATCTCCAACGGCATCGGCGCGGGCCTGATCGTGTACGTCGTGGTCAAGCTGGCCAAGGGCAAGTACCGGGAGATCCACCCATTGCTGTACGCGGTGGCGGCGCTGTTCGTGGTGTACTTCCTGCGCGGTCCGATTGAGGCGCTGCTCTTCTGACGCCGGCCCCGGGCCGGGCGTGTGATCCGCGCGACGCGCTCCGCACGCACGGCCCGGAGCAGGGGGAACGCCGGGGTGAGCATGGTCATATTCGATGCGGTCGGTCAGCTCATTAGTTAGGCTAACTATCGTGACGGAGCGGACGGTGACGGCTCAGAGCATGCCACCGGCGCAGCTGGCCCTCCAGTTGCGTGATGCAATCACCCGGCTGAACCGGCGGGTCCGCCAGGCCCGGCCGGTCGGTGACCTCACGGTCACCCAACTGAGCGCGCTCACCAGTCTTCGGCTGGCGGGTGCGCTCACGCCGCGAGAGCTCGCCGACGTCGAACGGGTGCAGCCACCGACGATGAGCAAGATCGTCGCGAAGCTGGAGGAGCGCGGCCTCGTGCAGCGCACCCCGCACCCGACCGACGGCCGGCAGGTCATCCTCGCGACGACCGAGGGAGGCCGGGCCGTGCTCGACCAGTTCGAGCGAGTCCGGGACGAGTGGCTGGCTCGCCGGCTGGCCGAGCTGAGCGACGCCGACCGGGAGACCCTGCACCACGCCGCGGAGATCCTCCAGCGACTCTCCCGCGCCTGACGCCGCGCACACCTGGTGTGCCCCGCGCCGCGCCGTCCGTCGTTGACGACGCGTACGACCGCGAGGAGGCGCACCAAGAGTGCAGGCCAGGCTGAGCACGATGTTCCAGTCCCTACAGGTCCGTAACTACCGGCTCTTCGCATTCGGGCAACTGGTCAAGCTGATCGGTGTCTGGATGATGTTCATCGCCCAGGACTGGCTGGTCCTCGAGCTTTCCGGCGACTCGGCCACCGCGCTCGGCGTGGTCGTCGCGCTTCAGTTCACCCCAGTCCTGCTGCTCACGCTGATTTCCGGTCGCCTCGCCGACCGGTACGACAAGCGGTTGCTCCTCTTCCTCGCCAACGCCTTCTGGACGGTGCTGTCGCTGGCCATGAGCGTGCTGGTGCTCACGGACCTGGTTCAGCTCTGGCATGTCTTCGTCTTCGCTGCCCTGCTCGGTGTGGCCAACGCAATGGAAACCCCGGTACGGCAGGCGTTCATCTCCGAGCTGGTCGGCACGCCGCTGCTGCCCAACGCGCTCTCGCTCAACGCGGCCGTGTTCAACTCGGCCCGGATCGTCGGCCCGGCCGTCGCGGGCCTCGCCATCGCCGCCTTCGACGTCGGCCCGGTCTTCCTGGTCACCGCGCTCAGCTCGGTCGCACCCCTGGTCACGGTGATCCGGATGCGCCCGGCCGAGCTACACCGGGAGCCGCTGCCCTCACGCGACGAGCGGGCCGCCGCGACCGTGCTCGACGGCCTGCGTTACGTCGCCCGCCGTCCCGACCTGCTGCTGCCGATGGTGGTGATGTCGGTGATCGGGATGTCGCTGTTCAACTTCCAGCTCACCCTGGCGGCCCTGGCGAAGACCGTGTTCAACACCGGCGCCGCCTCGTTCGGTCTGTTCAGCACCACCCTGGCGGCCGGGGCGCTGGTCGGTGCGCTGGCCGGGACAGGGCGGCGCAGCCGTCCCTCGGTCTGGCTCGTGCTCGGTGCCGCGATCGCCCTGGCGGTGTTCGGCACGCTCGTCGGGCTGGCGCCCGAGTACTGGATGGTCCTGGTCCTGCTGCCGCCGACCGGTTTCTTCATGGTCTACTTCGCCCAGGCGTCGAACCAGCGGGTCCAGCTCGGCACCGATGCCGCGTTCCGGGGACGGGTGATGGCGCTGTGGGTGCTGGTGTTCCTGGGGACCAACCCGGTCGGCGCGCCGATCATCGGCTGGATCGCGGAGACCTTCGGTGCCGGCGCCAGCATCTGGGCCGGTGGCCTGCTCTCCCTGACCACCGCGTTGCTCGCGCTGGGCTGGCAACTGCGCCGGGACGGGGCCCGGCTGCGGTTCCGGGTGCTCCCGCTGCCCCGCTTCTACGTCACCGAGGTGTGAGCCGGGGGCCGGCTGTCCCGGTTGCCGAGTCCGGATCCGGAAAATCGGTTACGTGACGCTGGGCATCGGCATAGCTTCGGTGGGTGGAGGTCCTACGCTTACTGCTCCTGGCCGTGGCGCTGGCCGCCGTGGTGTTCCTGCCGGTGCTGATCGCGCTGGTCGTCTGCACCGACGAGATCGTCGACCGGCTGACCTGCGGCTACAGCGAATGGCGGGAGCGGCGCCGGGAGCGGCGCCTGATCGCCCGGCTGGACGAGGCGGTCGACGCGGACGCCGTCGCGGGCCGGGTCGACCTCGGCGCACTCGACCGGGTCGACCGGCGGCCCCTGGAACAGATCGCCGCCGACCTGCGCTGCCTGCGCCGGGAACGGGCCGACGGCACCCGCCGGGCGGTCGTGTGGCACAGCAGCGTGCTCGACGCGTACGACGACCGGCTCCGGCTGGCCTGCCGGGCGCTGGGCATCACGGAGCATCTCGCCGAGCTGGCCGGGGTCGACCGGCAGATCGAGCGGATCCGGGTCGAGGCCGAGCTGGACGCCGCCGGCCTGCGGCTGCCGGCGAGCCGCCCCGGGCAACACGAGCGGCATCACTAGCTGCGACCCTGTGGCACGTGCGACTCTTCACCGCCGTCTACCCGCCGACCGACGCCATCACGCACCTGACCGCCCGGGTGGCCGGGTTGCGGCTCGGCACGGCCGCGGCCGCCGGGACGAACGTCCGGTTGGTCGACCCGACCCGGGCCCATGTCACGCTCGCCTTCCTCGGCGAGGTGGACCCTGGACGGCTGGCCGAGGTGGAGAGCGCCCTCGGGCTCGCCGCCGCATGGTCGCGGGACGCGCGTACCGCCGTGCCCCGGCTGCGGCTGGCCGGGGGCGGGCGGTTCGGGCAGGGCCGTTTCACCGTGCTCTGGGCCGGCGTGGGCGGTGACGTCGAGGCGCTGCGGGTGCTGAGCCGGCTGATCCGCTCCCGGCTGCGCCGAGCCCGCCTGCCGTACGACGAGCGGCCGTTCCGCCCGCACCTGACCGTTGCCCGCCCCGGCGACCGGCTATCGCCCGTCGACATCGAGGCCGATCTCGCCGCCCTGGCCGACTACGAGGGCCCGGAGTGGCCGGCGGTCGAGCTGGTGCTCACCCGCAGCGAACCCGGCCCACACCCCACCCACCGCCCCCTAACCACCTGGCCCCTCTAAGAGACTGTCGGGTAACCGGTCCGGCCCGGTGGGTTATGGCGAGGCGCGTCGATGTGGGGTGCTCGACAAATAGATCATCCCCGCCATGATCTTGATGTGTGTGCAACAGAGATCGCGGCGGGGATGATGCCCGCTCATGCTATCCGTCGAGTCTGACCGATGCGATGTGGGCGGTTCTCGCGCCGCTGCTGCCGGGGCGTGACCTGTGTAAAGGCGGCCGGCCTCGGGTGTATGACGATCGACTGGTCCTGGACTCGATCTTCTACGTGCTGCGGTCGGGTTGCCCGTGGCGGATGATGCCGCACGATTTGGCGCCTGCGGACGCGGCGCATCGCTGGTTCACGACGTGGCGGAAGAACGGGACGTGGGACCGGATTCACGATGAGCTTCGCCGGCGGGTGCGAGTCGCGGCCGGTCGGGAGCCGGAGCCGACGGCCGCCGTGCTGGACGCCCAGTCGATCAAGTCGAGTGAAGGCGGCGAGTCTCGTGGTTTCGACATGGGCAAGAAGACCACCGGCCGCAAACGGCACCTGGTCGTCGACACGATGGGGCTGATTCTGGTCGTGGTGGTCACCTCCGCCTCCGTCAACGACCGTCCCGGTGGCCGCCGGATCCTCGTACGGTTGGCCGAGGCGTTCACCACCATCGCCCTCGTATGGGCCGACGGCGGCTACGCCAACAGCATCGACTCCAGCCTGTTGAGCTGGGCGAAGACCCAGCTCGGCGTCCTGCTGGAGATCGTCAGACGCACCGACGACATCAAGGGCTTCAAGGTCCTACCGCGCCGATGGGTGGTGGAGAGGACGCTCGGATGGCTGGTCCGCAACCGGCGTCTGGCCCGCGACTACGAACGACTGACCACCAACTCGGAAGCCATGATCAAGGTCGCGATGATTCGGCTCATGACAATACGTCTGGCCGGTCAAGCGATCAGGTGGAGCAACGCAACCGACCGCGAAGCCGCCCGACGCATCAACGCCGAGCGACTTATCACGACGTAGTCATCCAGTTACCCGACAGTCTCTAACCCGCCCCCGACTACCGCGATCTTGTATTTATGGTCGCTAATATGCCGGCATTCGTGGCTTTTGTCGCGACACAAAGTGCAAGATCGACGGGGTGAGAGCGGGGGCCGGGTGGGTTAGGAGGACTCGCGGGCGGCGGGGCCGGTGCCGAAGAGGACGTCGTCCCAGCTGGGGAGGCGCTTGCGGGGCTTGGCGCCGGGCTCGGTGGACTCGGCGGCGCTCGCCGCCGGGGTGTTCGTGCGGCGGGGACGC
This is a stretch of genomic DNA from Micromonospora sp. WMMD1082. It encodes these proteins:
- a CDS encoding DUF3027 domain-containing protein, coding for MGDNGRVTRPASARAARLDQVCAAAAAVELARAGITEVGPDDVGDHLQVVAEGDRLVTHYFECRLAGYRGWRWAVTVTRVPRSRTVTVCETVLLPGPDALLAPGWLPWQERLKPGDLGPGDLLPTPSQDERLQPGYLLSDDPAVEETAWELGLGRSRVMSREGRIETAQRWYDGDHGPSAPISTAAPATARCGTCGFYLPLAGNLRQCFGACGNFYAPDDGRVVSADHGCGAHSETLVEAETAVEEMPTVYDDSAVEPMPVSRAPGTVGPGEPAEPYAHS
- a CDS encoding DUF2530 domain-containing protein, translating into MVPFALAGMAAWAVTGLVLLLFRDRLAASGHENWLWICLAGFLWGFPGLAVMMRHDAHRRRRRAAG
- a CDS encoding NCS2 family permease — protein: MAVAPPDNGTPPGPSRPRNGFDRYFEISARGSTLSREVRGGLATFFTMAYIVVLNPLILGSAVDGDGNTLPIPAIAAATALVAGVMTILMGVVGRFPLAVAAGLGVNALVAYEIAPEMTWADAMGLVVIQGVIIAVLVLTGLRTAVFRSVPTQMKTAIGVGIGLFLTIIGLVDAGFVRRIPDDANTTVPVGLGIGGKLVSWPMLVFVVGLLVTLVLVVRRVKGAILVGILASTALAMVVEAFGNIGPSFVNGVPNPKGWSLNVPTLPSNPFDVPDLSLLGKFNVLGSWERASWLVVLMFIFTLLITDFFDTMGTMVAVGQEGGMLDEQGTPPRTREILLVDSIAAASGGAASVSSNTSYIESAAGVAEGARTGVANLVTGALFLLAMFLAPLVVVVPFEAASVALVVVGFLMMTAVRTIDWSDYEIAIPAFLTIVLMPFTYSISNGIGAGLIVYVVVKLAKGKYREIHPLLYAVAALFVVYFLRGPIEALLF
- a CDS encoding MarR family transcriptional regulator — encoded protein: MTERTVTAQSMPPAQLALQLRDAITRLNRRVRQARPVGDLTVTQLSALTSLRLAGALTPRELADVERVQPPTMSKIVAKLEERGLVQRTPHPTDGRQVILATTEGGRAVLDQFERVRDEWLARRLAELSDADRETLHHAAEILQRLSRA
- a CDS encoding MFS transporter, producing the protein MQARLSTMFQSLQVRNYRLFAFGQLVKLIGVWMMFIAQDWLVLELSGDSATALGVVVALQFTPVLLLTLISGRLADRYDKRLLLFLANAFWTVLSLAMSVLVLTDLVQLWHVFVFAALLGVANAMETPVRQAFISELVGTPLLPNALSLNAAVFNSARIVGPAVAGLAIAAFDVGPVFLVTALSSVAPLVTVIRMRPAELHREPLPSRDERAAATVLDGLRYVARRPDLLLPMVVMSVIGMSLFNFQLTLAALAKTVFNTGAASFGLFSTTLAAGALVGALAGTGRRSRPSVWLVLGAAIALAVFGTLVGLAPEYWMVLVLLPPTGFFMVYFAQASNQRVQLGTDAAFRGRVMALWVLVFLGTNPVGAPIIGWIAETFGAGASIWAGGLLSLTTALLALGWQLRRDGARLRFRVLPLPRFYVTEV
- the thpR gene encoding RNA 2',3'-cyclic phosphodiesterase encodes the protein MRLFTAVYPPTDAITHLTARVAGLRLGTAAAAGTNVRLVDPTRAHVTLAFLGEVDPGRLAEVESALGLAAAWSRDARTAVPRLRLAGGGRFGQGRFTVLWAGVGGDVEALRVLSRLIRSRLRRARLPYDERPFRPHLTVARPGDRLSPVDIEADLAALADYEGPEWPAVELVLTRSEPGPHPTHRPLTTWPL